The following coding sequences lie in one Rhodothermales bacterium genomic window:
- a CDS encoding FAD-dependent oxidoreductase produces the protein MTKPVILAVDDDPQVLGSIARDLRKQYGKDYRVLRADSGASAVEALDAIRARDEHVALLISDQRMPQLDGVGFLQASILLFPNSKRVLLTAYADTDAAIGAINRSQVDYYLVKPWDPPEEKLYPVLDELLDDWQAGYRPGYGGIRVVGDRWSPRIHAIKDFLARNQLPYQFLDIETSGEAQAIVARQPAPPTLPLVVLPEGEVLENPAPAEVAERVGLRTRAERPFYDLAIVGGGPSGLATAVYGGSEGLRTVLIEREAPGGQAGTSSRIENYLGFPSGLSGADLARRAVAQARKFNVEILAPQSVQALRVEGPYRHLVLGDGREIACHALMLAMGVSWNKLPAAGADRLEGRGVFYGAAMTEAMNCAGETVFIIGAGNSAGQAALYFAAYASRIVMIVRGGSLEAKMSQYLVDRIVAIPTIEVRLRAEVRTCVGDERLDAVEIADLPSGATETVPGHFLFVFIGAAPHTEWLGDQVARDELGFILTGPDLDAKEHLAGWPLERAPFLLETNIPGVFASGDVRHASVKRVASAVGEGSVSVHFVHRHLATL, from the coding sequence ATGACCAAACCCGTTATTCTCGCTGTCGACGACGACCCGCAGGTGCTCGGGTCGATCGCTCGCGACCTGCGCAAGCAGTATGGCAAAGACTACCGCGTCCTACGAGCCGATAGCGGCGCCTCCGCCGTCGAAGCGCTCGACGCCATCCGGGCCCGCGACGAACATGTCGCCCTCCTGATATCCGACCAGCGCATGCCCCAGCTCGATGGCGTCGGTTTTCTCCAGGCCTCCATCCTCCTCTTTCCGAATAGCAAACGTGTCCTCCTGACGGCCTACGCGGACACCGACGCGGCCATCGGGGCGATCAACCGGTCGCAGGTCGATTATTATCTGGTCAAGCCCTGGGATCCGCCGGAGGAAAAACTCTATCCGGTGCTCGATGAACTGCTGGACGACTGGCAGGCCGGCTACCGTCCCGGCTACGGGGGCATCCGTGTCGTCGGAGATCGATGGTCGCCGCGTATCCACGCCATCAAGGACTTCCTGGCCCGCAACCAGTTGCCCTATCAGTTCCTCGACATCGAGACGTCAGGGGAGGCACAAGCCATCGTGGCGCGCCAGCCGGCCCCGCCGACTCTGCCGCTGGTGGTGCTGCCCGAGGGCGAGGTGCTGGAAAACCCCGCGCCGGCGGAGGTTGCCGAACGCGTCGGGCTCCGCACCCGCGCCGAGCGGCCGTTTTATGATCTCGCTATCGTGGGCGGTGGGCCGTCGGGGCTGGCGACGGCCGTTTATGGCGGCTCGGAAGGCCTCCGCACGGTGCTCATCGAGCGCGAGGCGCCGGGCGGCCAGGCCGGCACCAGCAGCCGCATCGAGAACTACCTCGGCTTCCCCTCCGGCCTCTCCGGCGCCGACCTCGCGCGCCGCGCCGTGGCGCAGGCGCGTAAATTCAACGTCGAAATCCTGGCCCCGCAGTCGGTCCAGGCCCTGCGCGTCGAAGGACCCTACCGACACCTCGTCCTGGGCGACGGCCGCGAGATCGCGTGCCACGCCCTGATGCTGGCGATGGGGGTGTCGTGGAACAAGCTGCCCGCCGCCGGGGCCGACCGGCTCGAAGGCCGCGGCGTCTTCTACGGGGCGGCCATGACGGAGGCGATGAACTGCGCCGGCGAGACGGTATTCATCATCGGCGCCGGCAACTCGGCCGGCCAGGCCGCGCTCTACTTCGCCGCCTACGCGAGCCGCATCGTGATGATCGTGCGTGGCGGATCGCTTGAGGCGAAGATGTCGCAATACCTCGTCGACCGCATCGTCGCCATTCCCACCATCGAGGTGCGCCTCCGCGCCGAGGTGCGTACATGTGTCGGCGACGAACGGCTGGACGCCGTCGAGATCGCCGATCTCCCCTCCGGCGCCACCGAGACCGTGCCGGGGCATTTCCTGTTCGTCTTTATCGGGGCCGCGCCGCACACGGAATGGCTGGGCGACCAGGTCGCCCGCGACGAGCTGGGATTCATCCTCACCGGGCCCGACCTCGACGCGAAGGAACACCTCGCCGGCTGGCCGCTCGAACGCGCCCCATTCCTCCTGGAAACCAACATCCCCGGCGTCTTCGCCTCCGGCGACGTCCGCCACGCCTCCGTCAAACGCGTCGCCTCCGCGGTAGGCGAAGGCTCTGTGTCCGTACATTTCGTGCATCGCCACCTCGCCACGTTGTGA
- a CDS encoding cation:proton antiporter, protein MLLAATPAFFGEIAALVVASALIAYLCHRLGIMPIVGFLVAGVVIGPMGIGLVEDLELVNEAAEVGVVLLLFTIGIEFSLEKLAKIQRLIFGGGGLQVGLAMAATMGILVLFGVSWQIGLFTGFLVALSSTAIVLKMLGDRGEMDRPYAQAGLGLLIFQDLAIIVMVLLVPMLGGAGGTALDIGWALGKAGLIIVLVLVLARRIMPKFLEAVARTCSPELFLLTVIGICFGTAYLTSLAGVSLSLGAFLAGLIVSESRFSEHAMGEIMPLQILFSATFFVSVGMLLDLGFLLEHLPLVLGVVLAVVLLKVITTAFSIRILGYSMPVALASGLILAQIGEFSFVLARAGGEIGLYPAGLEGIGEQTFIASTVIVMILTPVLGWAGARLFSREAPLPAGTDEPALDHQAAEGLSDHVVVAGYGASARRLVRVLQNAGIPFIVTTLSPEGANEAEAAGVRVLRGDYSRQHILELTGIARARALVVADDHTAMSHRVIQVAKTLKPDLHIIVRTRYIAEIEHLHAAGASCVIAEEMESIVQLFAQILQDVGTPASQIEAIVNGVRDGDYASLLEPEAAVAASLVDGGVGGMHHTIVLEPVNPGACSHIARTRPVVPSTSGCEECLRTGDHWVHLRVCMTCGHVGCCDSSKNKHAGRHYLETDHPIARSIEPGETWAWCYVDEVIV, encoded by the coding sequence ATGCTCCTCGCCGCCACCCCCGCCTTCTTCGGAGAGATCGCCGCCCTGGTCGTGGCCAGCGCGCTCATCGCCTACCTGTGCCACCGGCTCGGCATCATGCCCATCGTGGGGTTTCTGGTGGCCGGCGTCGTTATCGGGCCTATGGGGATCGGACTGGTGGAGGATCTGGAACTCGTGAACGAGGCGGCTGAGGTGGGCGTCGTCTTGCTGCTGTTCACGATCGGCATCGAGTTCAGCCTGGAAAAGCTGGCGAAGATCCAGCGGCTCATTTTCGGCGGGGGCGGGCTGCAGGTGGGTCTGGCCATGGCGGCGACGATGGGGATCCTCGTGCTCTTCGGAGTATCCTGGCAGATCGGACTTTTTACCGGTTTCCTGGTGGCGCTCTCGTCCACGGCCATCGTACTAAAGATGCTGGGCGACCGGGGGGAGATGGATCGGCCGTATGCGCAGGCCGGCCTTGGGCTGCTCATTTTTCAGGACCTCGCGATCATCGTGATGGTGTTACTCGTGCCGATGCTGGGCGGCGCCGGCGGAACCGCGCTCGACATCGGCTGGGCGCTCGGCAAGGCGGGGCTCATCATCGTCCTCGTGCTCGTACTGGCCCGCCGGATCATGCCGAAATTCCTCGAGGCCGTCGCCCGCACCTGCTCGCCGGAGTTGTTCCTCCTCACCGTCATCGGCATCTGTTTCGGGACGGCGTATCTGACCAGTCTCGCCGGCGTCAGCCTGTCGCTCGGGGCGTTTCTCGCCGGCCTCATCGTCAGCGAAAGCCGGTTCAGCGAACATGCCATGGGCGAGATCATGCCGCTCCAGATCCTCTTCAGCGCCACCTTTTTTGTATCGGTGGGGATGTTGCTGGACCTCGGCTTTCTCCTCGAGCACTTGCCGCTTGTGCTCGGCGTCGTGCTCGCGGTGGTGCTACTCAAAGTCATCACCACGGCCTTCAGCATCCGTATCCTGGGCTATTCGATGCCTGTGGCCCTGGCGTCCGGGCTCATCCTCGCCCAGATCGGCGAGTTCTCGTTTGTGCTGGCCCGTGCCGGCGGCGAGATCGGCCTGTATCCCGCCGGCCTCGAGGGGATCGGGGAGCAGACCTTTATCGCCTCGACGGTGATCGTCATGATCCTCACGCCGGTGCTGGGCTGGGCGGGGGCTCGCCTGTTTAGCCGGGAGGCTCCGCTGCCGGCCGGCACGGATGAGCCCGCGCTCGATCACCAAGCCGCCGAGGGCCTCAGCGATCACGTGGTCGTCGCCGGATATGGCGCCTCCGCCCGTCGGCTGGTGCGGGTGCTGCAGAACGCCGGCATTCCGTTTATCGTCACCACGCTCAGTCCGGAAGGGGCCAACGAAGCCGAGGCGGCCGGCGTACGGGTCCTGCGCGGCGACTACTCCAGGCAACATATCCTCGAGCTCACGGGGATCGCTCGGGCCCGAGCGCTGGTTGTAGCCGACGACCACACCGCCATGTCCCACCGGGTGATCCAGGTCGCGAAAACGCTGAAGCCCGACCTCCACATCATCGTCCGCACCCGCTACATCGCTGAAATCGAACACCTGCATGCTGCCGGCGCCTCGTGCGTGATCGCCGAGGAGATGGAAAGCATCGTGCAGCTTTTTGCGCAGATCTTGCAGGACGTTGGGACGCCAGCCAGCCAGATCGAGGCCATCGTCAACGGGGTACGCGACGGAGATTATGCCTCACTGTTGGAACCCGAGGCTGCTGTCGCGGCCTCCCTGGTGGACGGCGGCGTCGGCGGGATGCACCACACGATCGTCCTCGAGCCGGTCAACCCCGGAGCCTGTAGCCACATCGCCCGGACCCGACCGGTTGTCCCGAGCACCAGTGGATGCGAAGAATGCCTCCGGACGGGCGATCATTGGGTGCACCTCAGGGTGTGTATGACCTGCGGACACGTCGGCTGCTGCGATTCGTCTAAAAACAAACACGCCGGCCGGCACTACCTGGAAACCGACCACCCCATCGCCCGGTCCATCGAACCCGGCGAGACCTGGGCGTGGTGTTACGTGGATGAGGTGATAGTATGA